From a region of the Mytilus galloprovincialis chromosome 3, xbMytGall1.hap1.1, whole genome shotgun sequence genome:
- the LOC143067318 gene encoding uncharacterized protein LOC143067318, whose translation MAAENPYGQGPPPQYNGGPGIAPTPFVYGGQQNGPGIAPPPFGHGGPGTAPPPFGYGGQQNGPGAAPHPLGYGPEFASPPSGYGGYPQPQQQYGGHQQSQQNTVIITGQPSTVIHQHKRERFADNICLNLILVFFFPFWIFVWICMCMFET comes from the exons ATGGCCGCTGAAAAT CCATATGGTCAAGGACCTCCACCTCAATATAATGGTGGACCTGGCATTGCACCAACTCCATTCGTCTATGGTGGTCAACAGAATGGTCCAGGCATTGCACCACCTCCTTTCGGTCATGGTGGTCCGGGAACAGCTCCACCTCCCTTTGGTTATGGCGGTCAACAGAATGGTCCAGGGGCAGCTCCACATCCTCTAGGCTATGGACCAGAATTTGCATCACCGCCATCTGGGTATGGTGGATATCCTCAACCACAACAACAATATGGAG GTCACCAACAATCACAACAGAATACAGTTATCATAACAGGACAACCATCCACAGTTATTCATCAACATAAACGAGAAAG ATTTGCTGATAATATTTGCCTCAACCTGATTTTAGTGTTCTTCTTCCCATTTTGGATATTCGTCTGGATATGTATG tgcATGTTTGAGACATAA